The Flexistipes sp. genomic interval ATAGAGCTGAACTGTAATCCTTACAGGCTTGATATTGACTGGAGATATTTGCAGACTTTGATTAAGGAAGGCGGTCGGGTCATTTTATGTCCGGATGCTCATTCGAAAAACGGGTTTGAACATATGAAATACGGGGTTTTTGCTGCAAGAAAAGGCGGGTTAACCCCTGCTCACGTTCTGAATACTTTGGACACAGATGGAATTGCTGGAATTTTAAAAAACAAATGTTAATGCTATTCTTTCTTATATAATTAGGCGCATTATGATATATTGCCTGATAAAATAATATATTTACTCTTGATTGTATTTATTAAATAGTTTATGTTTTATTCTGTCAGTTTCGTTTTCAGATACTGATTTTGTATGTTATATTTTAGAAGAAGAACGATCCGGAGGTTTATTTTGAAAAGAATTCTGCCTGTATATGTTAATAAATTAAGCCCCTGTTATTCAAAAGATCATATGGGAAATACCGGCTGTCCCGCCGGTAATGATATACCACGTTTCTTAAGGCTTATTGCCTTAAGACGTTTTGAAGAAGCATTTTATGTTTTAAAAGAAACAAATCCTTTTTCAGCCGGTTGCGGCAGATTTTGCGATCATCCGTGTGAGACGGCCTGCAACCGGGCTAAATTTGATCAGCCTGTGGATATCAAAGCTTTGGAAAGGTTTATAGCCGACTGGGGATATGCAAACAATCTGCAGCCTAAAGATATTAAAAATGACAAAGATAAAAGTATTGCAGTTGTAGGCTCAGGTCCTGCAGGGCTGACTGCGGCTTATTTTTTGTCTAAAGAAGGTTATAATGTGACCGTTTATGAAAAACATTCCAAAGCCGGAGGTTTACTTTCGCAGGGCATTCCTGAATACAGATACCCTGATGAGATTCTTGAGAAAGAGCTGGAATATATTTATAAAACAGGTGTCAAAGTTAAGCTTAATTACGAAATCAATAAAAACAGGTTTATTGATCTTGCGGAAGAATTTGATGCTGTAATCGTTGCCACGGGAGCTCAAAGTCCGGGTGTCCTCAATATTGAGGGAGAAGATGACCCTGCTGTGGAGAATGGTATAAAATTCTTGACGGATATAAATTTAAATAATCTCGAAAAAGTTAATGTGGGCAAAAATGAAAAGATAGGCATCATCGGCGGGGGATATACCGCTTTTGATGTTGCAAGGTGTTCAGCCAGGCTTGGTGCAGATCCGCATATTATTTACAGAAGAACGGTTAATGAAATGACGGCACACCCCGGTGAAGTAAAAGACAGTGAAGAAGAGGGCGTTACTTTTCATTTTCTCAGACAGCCTGTGAGAATAAAACGCAACGGCGATAAACTTAAACTTGTTTGTTCTGTGATGAAACTGGGGCCCGTTGATGAAAGCGGGAGAGCTAAGCCTGTCCAGATGAAAGATGCATATGAAGAGTTTGAGCTTGACAGGATTGTTATGGCAGTAGGAGATAAACCTGATCTCTTTTTTGTGGGGGAAAGATTTATTAATGAGTATCCTAACCTTAACTGCCCTGATCTGCCCGATGAACTCAAAGATAAAATATTTATAGCCGGTGACTCAAGTATGGGTAATTCTGAGCTTGTTGGCATGGTCGTTAGGGCAGTCGGATCCGCTCAGATTACTGTGGAAAAAGTCAGAAAATTTTTGGGAGAAAAAATAGAGCCTTCGGAGAACAAGGAGATTTCTTTTTATAATACTATAAATACGAAATATTTTCAGGAAACCACCAGACTTGTTGAAAAGAGGATAGAGCTGGAGCAGAGGAAAAACACTTTTGAAGAGATAAATAAGACTATAGATGAGGATACGGCAGTGGTTTTTTCCGAGAGGTGTTTTTTCTGCGGCATATGCATTCAGTGTGACTGGTGTTATTATTACAGCGAGGGATCTCTGCTGAAACTGGGAAAGGAATGGTCACCGGCAATAGATGAGAGTTTTTATAAATATGTCCTTGATAAAATATCCGAAGCTTCTTTCAAAAGTGTTGAGGCCTGCCCAAGGTCTGCTTTGAGTATTACAGATGAAGATTCAAAGCTGATGGAAGTTTGTGATTATCAGTTTGTAAACTTTGACGAAATAAAAGGTAAATAGCCGGAGGATTTGACTATGGAAAGCTATGAAAATACAGGATTATATCCACAAAAAGAAATCAGTGTCAGGGAATTTTCCGGCGGCTCTGAAGGTATACCTTCAGGTGCATGCGGTCTGCTGGCTGCAGTTGGTGATTTCAAACTCAGTGCCCTTTTAAAGAGTGCTCTCTGCCTTCAATACAGAGGGAGAACCGGTGCCGGTGTTACACTTAAAGGGATTTACAAAGACCATAATTTCTATGTTTTTCATGTCATGTACAGAAACCAGCATAAAGTCAAGGAATTGGAGAATTTTATAGAAAGCTGGGGGGTTCATATTGTGGAATCTCAGGAGATGGTCCCCAGAAGACTTTATTATGAGTACGATATTCCTATAATTAAAAAGTATTATGTTGCTCCGCCGACGTTGGATGAAATCAGATACAGGGAGACCATAGATGATGAATATTTTTATATTTTAAAGCAGGTTACCAAATTTAATAAGATGTTTATTAAGGATGCCCGGATATTTTCCAGCTCCAAAGAAAACGGTACATTTCTGACTGCTTTTGAGCTTTTGGATACAATGAGAATATACGATTTGGAGCAATTTGAGGATGCCGATTACGAAGCCTGTCTTATACATTTGAGGTGGCCTACAAGCTCCGGAAGAGGGCTTTGGTGGGGACCTCAGCCTATTTCAGTGGGTGAAATAGCAGGAATTCATAACGGTCATCTTTCCAGCGACAAAGCTAATGCTATAGCTCTTGAGCAGCTGGGGATACACCTTCATGTGGGTACCGATTCTGAGGCTATTTTTCTTGAAGTTGATTACCTGTTGCGTAACGGCTATTCGATACAGGATATAGAGTGGATAATCAGCAGAAAGTTTCCATGTGAACTGGACAATATGAACGAAAATGAACGGCAGCGTTTCAATGAACTTGTTTCCGATCCTTATCTGAAAAAGATGAAAATGAGCGGACCGGCCACTTCAATTGTAATGTCTGAAGATGAAATTATAGGATTTACCGACAGGGATCATTTAAGATCTTTCAGTATAGGCTATAATGATAAAACGGCCTTTTTGGCCAGCGAACAGAGGGCAATAATTTCTGCGGCTTATTTCCTGCAGGAGGAACTTGACACTATTTATGATCCGGATGCAGGTAAAGTTGAGGGGTTTTCTGTTAAAAATAAAAAAATTGAGAAACTAAATTATGGGTGGAAAAGAGATGTACAGGTTTAATAGTAACGAAATTACAGTTAAAAGATCTATAAAATATGTAGAACCGGATAGTACCGGGATTTACGCTCAGGGAGCAAAGTATTGGGTTAAAGTTACTGATGATAAAGAGGAGCCTGGCAGAGGGTGCATACATTGTGCCACATGTGTTGAAGCTTGCACTCACAATTTGAAAAACCCGGACAGTGAAACCGGAGTTTTTGATATGGAAACCGTTTACTATGATGAGAAAGGAAACCGTGTCCAGCCTGACAATGACAGTATTAATTTTATCGAAAAAATATTGTGGATAAACCCTGATGAATGCTGCAACTGTAAAAGATGTGTAAAGATGTGTCCTCAGAGGGCAATAAAAGTAACGGATAACCCTGATTATAATGATATGGGGGTAAATCTGTCCAATGCTGAAATCATCAACAACTGTCTTTCCAGAGCAGACGGTAAATCAACTGTCAGCAGTGCACATCTGGGAAGATTTTCGTCCAAATTAAGTGAAGACTGGCTTATAGATGCTGCAGAAATACTCAGCCCCCAAAGGGATCATCTGCATGAGTATGCAGGAAGAATGGACAATATGTATCTGGGCAAAAGAAATGCTCGTTTTCATTGCAAAACGCCTATATTTGATGTTCATA includes:
- a CDS encoding FAD-dependent oxidoreductase; translation: MKRILPVYVNKLSPCYSKDHMGNTGCPAGNDIPRFLRLIALRRFEEAFYVLKETNPFSAGCGRFCDHPCETACNRAKFDQPVDIKALERFIADWGYANNLQPKDIKNDKDKSIAVVGSGPAGLTAAYFLSKEGYNVTVYEKHSKAGGLLSQGIPEYRYPDEILEKELEYIYKTGVKVKLNYEINKNRFIDLAEEFDAVIVATGAQSPGVLNIEGEDDPAVENGIKFLTDINLNNLEKVNVGKNEKIGIIGGGYTAFDVARCSARLGADPHIIYRRTVNEMTAHPGEVKDSEEEGVTFHFLRQPVRIKRNGDKLKLVCSVMKLGPVDESGRAKPVQMKDAYEEFELDRIVMAVGDKPDLFFVGERFINEYPNLNCPDLPDELKDKIFIAGDSSMGNSELVGMVVRAVGSAQITVEKVRKFLGEKIEPSENKEISFYNTINTKYFQETTRLVEKRIELEQRKNTFEEINKTIDEDTAVVFSERCFFCGICIQCDWCYYYSEGSLLKLGKEWSPAIDESFYKYVLDKISEASFKSVEACPRSALSITDEDSKLMEVCDYQFVNFDEIKGK